Proteins from a single region of Murdochiella vaginalis:
- the rplE gene encoding 50S ribosomal protein L5 translates to MDNTLYTLYKNEVVPALMKEFSYDNIMQVPKLEKIVINCSMGEAKDNPKVLESAAHELQVITGQKPVIVKAKRSVANFKLREGQAIATKVTLRHKKMYDFLEKLIAIALPRVRDFRGVSATSFDGRGNYAMGVKEQLIFPEINYDDVDTIHGMDIIIVTSAQTDEEAKSFLSHMGMPFAK, encoded by the coding sequence ATGGACAATACTTTATATACACTCTATAAAAATGAGGTCGTGCCCGCTTTAATGAAGGAATTCTCCTACGACAACATCATGCAGGTGCCGAAGCTGGAGAAAATCGTCATCAACTGCTCCATGGGCGAAGCAAAGGACAACCCGAAGGTGTTGGAATCGGCAGCGCATGAATTGCAGGTCATCACGGGTCAAAAGCCGGTGATCGTCAAAGCTAAGCGCTCGGTGGCGAACTTCAAACTGAGGGAAGGACAGGCCATTGCGACCAAAGTCACCCTTCGCCATAAGAAAATGTATGATTTCCTTGAAAAGCTGATTGCGATCGCGCTTCCGCGTGTTCGCGACTTCCGTGGCGTTTCCGCTACGTCGTTTGACGGCCGTGGCAACTACGCTATGGGCGTGAAAGAACAGCTGATCTTCCCGGAAATCAATTATGACGATGTGGACACGATTCACGGTATGGACATTATCATTGTCACATCCGCTCAGACGGATGAGGAAGCCAAATCGTTCCTCAGCCACATGGGCATGCCGTTCGCAAAGTAA
- a CDS encoding type Z 30S ribosomal protein S14, translating to MAKKSLIAKQQRKPKFSTRAYTRCSICGRPHAVLKKYGICRICFRELAYRGEIPGVKKASW from the coding sequence ATGGCAAAAAAATCATTGATTGCGAAACAGCAGAGAAAACCGAAGTTCTCGACGCGCGCCTATACTCGCTGCAGCATCTGTGGCCGTCCGCACGCTGTTCTCAAGAAGTACGGTATTTGCCGCATCTGCTTCCGCGAACTGGCTTATCGCGGGGAAATCCCCGGCGTGAAAAAGGCCAGCTGGTAA
- the rpsH gene encoding 30S ribosomal protein S8: MMTDPIADMLTRIRNGNMKKHESVVVPASNMKKNLAQILLDEGYIKGFNVVEDNKQGMITIDLKYVDDQRVLSGLKRISKPGRRVYVRANEVPRVLDGLGMAILSTSRGVLTDKQAREQGVGGEVICYIW; this comes from the coding sequence ATGATGACAGATCCGATCGCGGATATGCTCACGCGCATCCGCAATGGCAATATGAAAAAACACGAATCCGTCGTAGTTCCGGCATCCAACATGAAGAAGAATCTGGCACAGATTCTTTTGGACGAAGGCTACATCAAAGGATTCAACGTCGTGGAAGATAACAAACAGGGCATGATCACCATCGATTTAAAATACGTGGATGATCAGCGCGTCCTCTCCGGCCTCAAGCGCATTTCCAAACCCGGTCGTCGCGTCTATGTACGCGCTAACGAGGTTCCTCGCGTATTGGACGGTCTGGGCATGGCGATTCTCTCGACTTCCCGCGGCGTTTTGACCGACAAGCAGGCACGTGAACAAGGTGTCGGCGGCGAAGTGATCTGCTACATTTGGTAA
- the rplF gene encoding 50S ribosomal protein L6, translating to MSRIGLKPIDIPEKVDVSVDNTNTVKVKGPNGELAQQIPSAFKIEQDGKVMHVVRPDDEKKTRSLHGLYRTLIANMLEGVTNGYTKKMHIEGSGYRAQKQGKMLVMNLGFSHPVQMQDPDGITTEVPDDRTIIVKGADKQQVGNYAANIRKWRLPEPYKGKGILYEGEQVRRKEGKTGK from the coding sequence ATGTCAAGAATTGGATTGAAGCCGATTGACATCCCCGAGAAAGTGGACGTTTCAGTCGACAACACCAACACGGTTAAGGTCAAAGGCCCCAACGGCGAACTTGCGCAACAGATTCCCTCTGCGTTTAAAATTGAGCAGGATGGCAAGGTGATGCATGTGGTTCGTCCGGATGATGAAAAGAAAACTCGCTCGCTGCACGGTCTTTATCGTACACTGATTGCCAATATGCTCGAAGGCGTAACCAACGGTTATACGAAAAAGATGCACATTGAAGGCAGCGGTTACCGCGCACAGAAGCAGGGCAAAATGCTGGTCATGAACCTCGGCTTCTCGCATCCGGTTCAGATGCAGGATCCGGATGGAATCACGACCGAAGTGCCGGATGATCGTACGATCATCGTGAAGGGCGCGGATAAACAGCAAGTTGGAAACTATGCGGCCAACATTCGTAAATGGCGCTTGCCGGAACCGTATAAGGGCAAGGGTATTCTTTACGAAGGAGAACAGGTACGTCGCAAAGAAGGTAAAACAGGCAAGTAA
- the rplR gene encoding 50S ribosomal protein L18, translated as MAQSTKNANRLARHARVRKKISGTADRPRLNVYKSNMNMYAQIIDDEAGVTLVSASTLDKDVEVKGSTVESAKAVGEAVGKKALEKGIETVVFDRSGYIYHGKVKAVAEGAREAGLKL; from the coding sequence ATGGCACAGTCTACAAAAAATGCAAATCGGTTGGCGCGTCATGCCCGTGTTCGCAAAAAGATTTCGGGCACTGCGGATCGTCCGCGCCTGAACGTCTACAAGAGCAATATGAACATGTATGCGCAGATTATCGATGATGAAGCCGGCGTAACGCTTGTTTCGGCATCGACGCTCGACAAAGATGTAGAAGTCAAAGGTTCCACAGTGGAGTCCGCCAAGGCGGTGGGCGAAGCGGTTGGAAAGAAGGCTCTGGAAAAGGGCATCGAGACGGTCGTCTTCGACCGCTCCGGCTACATCTATCATGGCAAGGTGAAGGCGGTCGCCGAAGGCGCTCGTGAAGCCGGCCTCAAGCTGTAA
- the rpsE gene encoding 30S ribosomal protein S5, which produces MYKEDNKQELEEKVVSINRVSKTAKGGRTGRFSAIVVVGDKKGRVGIGTGKSLEVPDAIRKGSEEAKRSMVNVPLVGTTIPHTIIGRDGAGRVLLMPAKEGTGIIAGGPVRAVCEMAGITDIRAKSLGSSNARSIVNATMNGLLTMRTADQVARLRGKSVEEILK; this is translated from the coding sequence ATGTATAAAGAAGACAACAAGCAAGAGCTTGAAGAAAAAGTCGTCTCGATTAACCGCGTCTCCAAGACGGCCAAGGGTGGACGCACGGGCCGTTTTTCCGCCATCGTTGTTGTTGGCGATAAAAAAGGCCGTGTCGGTATTGGAACGGGCAAGTCGCTGGAAGTTCCTGACGCCATCCGTAAAGGTTCCGAAGAAGCCAAGCGTTCTATGGTGAATGTTCCGCTGGTCGGAACCACCATTCCGCATACGATTATCGGTCGTGACGGTGCAGGACGCGTTCTGTTGATGCCGGCAAAAGAAGGTACCGGTATCATCGCCGGCGGTCCGGTGCGTGCGGTTTGTGAAATGGCGGGCATTACCGATATTCGCGCGAAGTCGTTGGGCTCTTCCAATGCGCGCAGCATTGTCAATGCTACCATGAACGGCCTACTCACTATGAGAACGGCGGATCAGGTTGCTCGTCTACGCGGCAAGAGCGTAGAAGAAATTCTGAAGTAG
- the rpmD gene encoding 50S ribosomal protein L30: protein MSMLRITLKKSFIGRQDKQIKTAKALGLTKVGHTVEHEDTPSVRGAIRKIDFMLDVEEVQ, encoded by the coding sequence ATGAGTATGTTACGAATTACATTAAAGAAAAGCTTCATCGGCCGCCAGGATAAACAGATTAAAACGGCGAAAGCGCTGGGCTTGACGAAAGTCGGGCACACGGTTGAGCATGAGGATACTCCGTCCGTTCGCGGTGCGATCCGTAAGATTGATTTCATGCTTGATGTCGAGGAAGTACAATAG
- the rplO gene encoding 50S ribosomal protein L15 produces MKLHELKPARGGETKERKRVGRGHSSGWGKFAGRGRDGQNSRTGGGVRPGFEGGQMPLFRTLPKRGFHNPFSKQYAVVNLDDLNGFEEGAVITAQTLVEAGIIRQNELVDGLKVLGNGELDKKLTVQATKFSKSAEEKIQAAGGKAEVI; encoded by the coding sequence ATGAAATTACATGAATTAAAGCCTGCACGTGGCGGCGAAACCAAAGAGCGTAAGCGCGTCGGCCGTGGTCATTCCTCCGGTTGGGGAAAATTTGCCGGGCGCGGCCGCGACGGACAGAATTCGCGAACCGGCGGCGGTGTTCGTCCGGGCTTCGAGGGCGGTCAGATGCCGTTGTTCCGTACGCTGCCAAAACGCGGATTCCACAATCCGTTTTCCAAGCAGTACGCGGTGGTCAATTTAGACGATCTGAACGGCTTTGAAGAGGGTGCCGTGATTACGGCACAGACTCTTGTCGAAGCAGGTATTATTCGCCAAAATGAGCTGGTGGACGGATTAAAGGTTCTCGGCAATGGCGAATTGGATAAAAAGCTCACCGTGCAAGCCACGAAATTTTCCAAATCTGCTGAAGAAAAAATTCAGGCAGCCGGTGGAAAGGCTGAGGTGATCTGA
- the secY gene encoding preprotein translocase subunit SecY produces MLSTLKNAWATEQTKKRIIFTVLMLIILRLGNALPIPFANLQLINQIYNSVEGSLLGIMNMISGGGLANLSVLALGVGPYITSSIVIQLLTFAIPQLEEISKEGEEGRKKIQQYTKYLGVALAVVQAFALVQGIFSGAFGNGGALEKAIAVLVMVAGASFVVWIGDLITEHGVGNGVSFIIFLGIVVQMPGRLYAMIQAVLHGQMNPLVLLLIIAITIAITVVVVLLNEGERKVPVQYAKRVVGRKMYGGQATHIPIKVNMAGVMPIIFASALLAIPQTLALLFGGGVQRFVAQYLTPQGWIGFIVQHAFQVLLIILFAYFYNSIQFNAYEYSRNLQQSGGFLPGIRPGKPTTDYLQRIVGRITLVGAIVLAVLSVIPGLVNKVFSVSLGFGGTSIIIVVGVVLEMVRTLEAQLQMRHYRGFLKR; encoded by the coding sequence ATGCTTTCGACACTCAAGAATGCGTGGGCAACGGAACAGACGAAAAAGCGCATCATCTTTACGGTGTTGATGCTGATCATTCTTAGACTCGGCAATGCACTGCCTATTCCGTTTGCCAACTTGCAGCTCATCAACCAGATTTATAATTCGGTGGAGGGAAGCCTTCTCGGCATCATGAATATGATCAGTGGTGGCGGATTGGCGAACTTGAGTGTTTTGGCTTTGGGCGTCGGCCCCTATATTACGTCTTCCATTGTTATTCAGCTGTTGACATTCGCTATTCCGCAGCTGGAAGAAATTTCCAAAGAGGGTGAGGAAGGCCGCAAAAAGATCCAGCAGTATACGAAGTATCTGGGCGTTGCCTTGGCAGTTGTGCAGGCGTTCGCATTGGTACAGGGCATTTTCTCTGGCGCCTTCGGCAATGGCGGCGCCTTGGAAAAGGCAATTGCGGTTCTTGTCATGGTTGCCGGTGCATCCTTCGTGGTGTGGATCGGTGACCTGATTACAGAACATGGGGTCGGAAACGGCGTTTCCTTCATCATTTTCTTAGGCATCGTTGTGCAGATGCCGGGAAGACTGTATGCCATGATTCAAGCCGTTCTTCATGGACAAATGAATCCTCTGGTTCTGCTGCTCATCATTGCCATCACGATTGCGATCACGGTCGTTGTGGTGTTGCTCAATGAAGGGGAGCGTAAGGTACCGGTGCAATATGCCAAGCGCGTGGTCGGCCGCAAGATGTATGGCGGTCAGGCGACGCACATTCCCATCAAAGTCAACATGGCAGGCGTGATGCCCATTATTTTCGCATCCGCTTTGCTGGCCATCCCGCAGACGTTGGCTTTACTTTTCGGCGGCGGTGTACAGCGCTTTGTTGCACAGTATTTGACACCGCAGGGATGGATCGGATTCATCGTGCAGCATGCGTTCCAGGTGCTGCTGATCATCCTATTCGCCTATTTTTACAACTCCATCCAGTTTAATGCTTATGAGTACTCGCGCAATCTGCAGCAATCCGGCGGATTTTTGCCGGGCATCCGACCGGGAAAACCGACGACGGATTATCTGCAGCGCATTGTCGGACGCATTACACTGGTTGGCGCTATCGTGTTGGCGGTTCTTTCGGTCATTCCGGGTCTGGTGAACAAAGTATTCTCCGTGAGTCTGGGATTCGGCGGAACGTCCATCATCATTGTGGTCGGTGTCGTGCTGGAAATGGTGCGCACGTTGGAAGCGCAGTTACAAATGCGTCATTATCGCGGCTTCTTAAAGCGATAA
- a CDS encoding adenylate kinase: MRLVLLGPPGAGKGTQAKMLEERYHLSHISTGDIFRANIKNQTELGKKVESYLSSGQLVPDELTIAMLWDRLDREGDKGFLLDGFPRTLEQADALKAGLAKRACPLDAVISIEVEEKVLVKRLAGRRTCPQCGASFHITDQPPQKEGICDVCGTSLIQRTDDTEETVQNRIAVYRKQTEPLVAYYDKEGILVHINGDQPVESVFHAIEEALTV; the protein is encoded by the coding sequence ATGAGGCTCGTATTACTTGGCCCTCCGGGAGCCGGAAAGGGCACACAGGCAAAAATGCTGGAAGAACGCTATCATCTGTCGCATATCTCCACGGGCGACATCTTCCGTGCAAACATCAAGAACCAAACCGAGTTGGGCAAAAAGGTGGAAAGCTATCTTTCCTCCGGCCAATTGGTACCGGATGAGCTGACCATCGCGATGCTCTGGGACCGCTTGGATCGCGAGGGCGATAAGGGCTTTTTGCTGGACGGCTTTCCGCGTACGCTGGAACAGGCGGACGCTTTAAAAGCCGGTCTCGCGAAACGGGCATGTCCATTGGACGCCGTCATCTCCATCGAAGTCGAGGAAAAGGTGCTGGTCAAGCGGCTGGCGGGCAGAAGAACCTGTCCGCAATGCGGCGCCTCCTTCCACATTACGGATCAACCGCCCCAAAAAGAGGGAATCTGCGATGTATGCGGCACGAGCCTTATTCAGCGTACGGACGACACCGAAGAGACGGTGCAAAATCGCATTGCTGTCTACCGAAAACAAACGGAACCGCTTGTCGCATATTACGACAAGGAAGGGATTCTCGTTCATATCAACGGCGATCAGCCGGTAGAATCGGTTTTTCACGCCATTGAAGAGGCGTTAACGGTATGA
- a CDS encoding KOW domain-containing RNA-binding protein: MTLEANMDQPCPYVPGQVVRSKAGHDKGKVFLVLDRCDAKHVHVVDGRTRTLAHPKKKRVIHLQPYRAIVSDLQTMKGDAALDDATIRKWLAPYREAQTKEES, encoded by the coding sequence ATGACGTTAGAAGCGAATATGGATCAGCCGTGTCCTTACGTTCCCGGTCAGGTTGTGCGATCGAAGGCCGGACACGACAAGGGCAAGGTCTTTCTCGTACTGGATCGTTGTGATGCGAAACATGTTCACGTGGTGGACGGGCGAACGAGAACGCTCGCTCATCCCAAGAAAAAGCGCGTCATTCATTTACAGCCCTATCGGGCCATCGTGTCCGATTTACAGACGATGAAAGGGGATGCGGCGTTGGACGACGCTACCATCCGCAAATGGTTGGCTCCCTATCGGGAGGCACAAACGAAGGAGGAAAGCTGA
- the infA gene encoding translation initiation factor IF-1 — MSSKDVIEVEGVVKERLPNAIFIVELENGHDVMAHISGKLRMNYIRILEGDRVTVELSPYDLTKGRITWRKK; from the coding sequence ATGTCATCAAAAGACGTGATTGAAGTCGAAGGCGTCGTCAAAGAGCGACTTCCAAACGCCATCTTCATCGTCGAGCTGGAGAACGGACATGATGTCATGGCCCATATTTCCGGAAAACTACGCATGAATTACATTCGCATTCTGGAAGGGGATCGCGTGACCGTGGAGCTGTCTCCCTATGATTTAACCAAGGGACGTATCACGTGGAGAAAGAAATAG
- the rpmJ gene encoding 50S ribosomal protein L36 has product MKVRPSVRKMCDKCKIIKRKGRVMVICENPKHKQRQG; this is encoded by the coding sequence ATGAAAGTCAGACCATCAGTAAGAAAGATGTGTGATAAATGCAAGATCATCAAGCGCAAGGGTCGCGTGATGGTGATCTGTGAAAACCCGAAGCACAAACAGCGTCAAGGCTAA
- the rpsM gene encoding 30S ribosomal protein S13, whose protein sequence is MARISGVDLPKEKRVEIGLTYIYGIGRSRSNEVLKNADVNPDTRVRDLSESEVQRIREQIAEYHVEGDLRRDVSMNIKRLREINSYRGNRHRRNLPVRGQNTKNNARTRKGHKR, encoded by the coding sequence TTGGCTCGAATTTCCGGGGTGGATCTACCCAAAGAAAAGCGTGTAGAGATCGGTTTAACGTATATTTACGGCATCGGTCGTTCACGTTCCAATGAAGTTTTGAAAAATGCGGATGTGAATCCGGACACGCGCGTGCGCGATCTTTCCGAATCGGAAGTACAGCGCATTCGTGAACAAATTGCGGAGTATCACGTGGAAGGCGACCTTCGCCGTGACGTTTCCATGAACATTAAACGTCTCCGTGAAATCAACAGTTATCGTGGCAACCGTCATCGTCGCAACCTTCCGGTTCGCGGGCAGAACACGAAAAACAATGCCCGTACACGTAAGGGTCATAAGAGATAA
- the rpsK gene encoding 30S ribosomal protein S11, with protein sequence MVAQKKVTRRGGKRRVKKNITNGQAHIISTFNNTIVTLSDLNGNVISWASSGQLGFRGSRKSTPYAAQQCAEEAAQKAMEQGLKTVEVYVKGPGSGRESAIRALETAGLSVTLIKDVTPIPHNGCRPPKRRRV encoded by the coding sequence ATGGTAGCGCAAAAGAAAGTCACCAGACGTGGCGGGAAACGCCGCGTAAAAAAGAATATTACGAACGGTCAGGCTCATATCATCTCGACCTTCAACAATACGATCGTGACCCTTTCCGATTTAAATGGAAACGTGATTTCATGGGCTTCCTCCGGACAGCTGGGTTTCCGCGGTTCGCGTAAATCGACGCCGTATGCGGCGCAGCAGTGTGCGGAAGAAGCAGCACAAAAAGCGATGGAACAGGGCCTTAAGACCGTTGAAGTGTATGTAAAAGGACCGGGCTCAGGTCGTGAATCCGCCATTCGTGCATTGGAGACGGCGGGACTTAGCGTGACGCTGATTAAAGATGTTACGCCCATTCCGCACAACGGCTGCAGACCGCCGAAGAGAAGAAGAGTTTAA
- the rpsD gene encoding 30S ribosomal protein S4, whose product MARYTGPILKRCRALGIEPQVVGIDKKSRRNPKRNTRKLSDYGMQLREKQKAKFIYGVSEKAFRNLFGRATRMSGQAGWNLLKLLELRFDNVVYRMGFASTRAQARQLIVHGHFDLNGHKATVPSMTLEVGDVISVRERSRKNAFFKSTEENIWNQMPWVSVDEEKLQGRILSEPMRDNIDYPIEETQIVELYSK is encoded by the coding sequence ATGGCAAGATATACCGGACCGATTTTAAAACGTTGCCGTGCCTTGGGAATTGAGCCCCAGGTCGTCGGCATCGATAAGAAAAGCCGCCGCAATCCGAAGCGCAACACACGCAAGTTGAGCGACTACGGTATGCAGCTTCGCGAAAAGCAAAAAGCGAAATTCATTTACGGCGTCTCAGAAAAAGCATTTCGTAACCTGTTTGGTCGTGCTACTCGCATGAGCGGACAGGCCGGCTGGAACCTTTTGAAGTTATTGGAGCTTCGCTTCGATAACGTCGTGTATCGCATGGGCTTTGCTTCGACGCGTGCACAGGCACGTCAGTTGATTGTTCATGGTCATTTTGATCTGAACGGCCACAAGGCGACTGTGCCTTCCATGACGCTGGAAGTTGGCGACGTCATCAGCGTTCGTGAGCGTTCACGTAAGAATGCATTTTTCAAGAGCACCGAAGAGAACATCTGGAACCAGATGCCTTGGGTTTCGGTGGACGAAGAAAAATTGCAGGGTCGTATTCTCTCCGAGCCGATGCGTGACAACATCGATTATCCGATTGAAGAGACACAGATTGTCGAGTTGTACTCGAAGTAA
- a CDS encoding DNA-directed RNA polymerase subunit alpha → MVDRLNTKVEILELDEHKNYGRFSMSPLERGYGTTIGNSLRRVLLSSLPGTAVSNIKFDEGVPHEFTTIPGVLEDVPEIVLNMKGLAVRRLQGHGEEVTLRLDVEGPKIVTARDIQESTEVEIVNDDHYLCTLNTDGKIHMELTVIDGEGYALADQNKDADDPIGTIAIDSSFTPVKKVNFEVQNTRVQQITDYDKLILEVWTDGTVTPQEAISQGATILMDHLRLFTELPAFVMEEKDEALETHAEEDALLQKPIEDLDLTLRSYNCLKRSDIHTLGDIVRISANELAKIRNFGKKSYAEVEEKVQSFGLELNHSQE, encoded by the coding sequence GTGGTAGATCGACTCAATACAAAAGTTGAAATCCTGGAATTGGATGAACACAAGAACTATGGACGCTTTAGTATGTCTCCGTTAGAGCGCGGATACGGGACCACAATCGGCAATTCGCTTCGCCGTGTGTTACTCTCTTCGCTGCCGGGTACAGCGGTATCCAACATCAAGTTTGATGAAGGGGTTCCGCATGAATTTACGACCATTCCCGGCGTTCTGGAAGATGTGCCGGAAATCGTCCTGAACATGAAGGGACTTGCCGTGCGCCGTTTACAGGGGCATGGAGAAGAAGTCACATTGCGCCTGGATGTGGAAGGGCCGAAGATCGTAACGGCTCGTGATATTCAAGAGAGCACTGAGGTGGAGATTGTCAATGACGATCATTATCTCTGCACGTTGAATACGGACGGCAAAATTCATATGGAATTGACCGTCATCGACGGCGAAGGGTACGCGCTCGCTGACCAGAACAAAGATGCGGATGATCCGATCGGCACCATCGCGATTGATTCCTCCTTCACACCAGTGAAGAAAGTCAATTTCGAGGTGCAGAATACGCGTGTACAGCAGATCACCGACTATGACAAGCTCATCCTCGAAGTATGGACCGACGGCACGGTAACGCCGCAGGAAGCCATTTCACAAGGAGCAACGATTCTTATGGATCACTTGCGCCTGTTTACGGAGCTGCCCGCGTTTGTCATGGAAGAAAAGGATGAGGCTTTGGAAACGCATGCGGAAGAAGATGCGCTTTTACAGAAGCCCATTGAAGATCTGGATCTTACACTGCGCAGCTATAATTGCCTGAAGCGTTCGGATATTCATACGCTGGGTGACATTGTTCGCATTTCCGCAAACGAGCTGGCTAAGATTCGCAATTTTGGCAAGAAGTCCTATGCCGAGGTAGAAGAAAAAGTGCAATCCTTCGGCCTGGAACTCAATCATTCACAAGAGTAA
- a CDS encoding cation diffusion facilitator family transporter, producing MQDQQEKRISKESRQSAGRKGSVLGIVANASLAATKILIGLLSGALSIFGDGINNLFDALSAFVSLFSFYLAGKPEDREHPFGHARVEYMGSFFIAIMILYVAVSLFWEGIKHTMTPVDVHFSVLQMSLLLLSIAVKVIMAILYTRWGKKLSSNVFLATAADAKSDILATSAILLALILSPIIGIPLDGPFTVVVAILIGKNGVDILRTNYDALLGKALDGKLVSALTKSLLAFPGVLGIHDMIIHDYGPGSRFVTVHVEVDGRKSAMESHELVDRIERSIAETYQVEITIHMDPLQPRTKEVVAMERRITEWVKEQDPRFTIHDFRLITQSKGRNILFDVLIPWDKAIHTEELKQALEQRVHTHYPDDEVLITIDRDLVMHRE from the coding sequence ATGCAGGATCAACAGGAGAAACGAATCAGCAAAGAAAGTCGCCAAAGCGCGGGACGAAAGGGCAGCGTGTTGGGCATTGTAGCGAATGCTTCTCTTGCCGCAACAAAAATCCTGATCGGCCTTCTCAGCGGCGCCTTGTCCATCTTCGGTGACGGCATCAACAATCTCTTCGATGCGCTGTCGGCGTTTGTTTCGTTGTTTTCCTTCTATCTTGCCGGAAAACCGGAGGATCGTGAACATCCCTTCGGCCACGCACGGGTGGAGTACATGGGCTCTTTTTTCATCGCCATAATGATTCTGTACGTTGCAGTGAGCCTGTTCTGGGAAGGCATCAAGCATACCATGACGCCGGTCGACGTACATTTTTCCGTTTTACAGATGAGCCTTCTTCTGCTGTCGATTGCCGTCAAGGTGATCATGGCAATCCTGTATACGCGTTGGGGGAAGAAACTATCTTCAAACGTGTTTTTGGCGACGGCGGCCGATGCCAAATCCGATATACTTGCCACGTCGGCAATTCTCCTCGCCCTTATCTTGTCGCCGATTATCGGCATTCCGCTGGACGGACCGTTCACGGTGGTGGTGGCGATTCTCATCGGCAAAAACGGCGTTGATATTTTGCGCACGAATTACGATGCTCTGCTGGGGAAAGCACTGGATGGCAAGCTTGTGTCGGCCCTCACCAAATCCTTACTCGCTTTTCCCGGTGTGTTGGGCATTCATGATATGATTATCCATGATTACGGTCCGGGAAGCCGTTTTGTTACGGTTCATGTAGAAGTGGATGGCCGAAAAAGCGCGATGGAAAGTCATGAATTGGTGGACCGCATTGAACGCAGCATTGCGGAAACGTATCAGGTTGAAATCACGATTCATATGGATCCCTTGCAGCCGCGCACAAAGGAAGTGGTTGCCATGGAAAGACGGATCACGGAGTGGGTGAAGGAACAAGATCCGCGCTTTACCATCCATGATTTCCGACTGATTACGCAATCGAAGGGAAGGAACATCCTTTTTGATGTGCTGATTCCCTGGGATAAAGCAATTCATACCGAAGAATTGAAACAGGCATTGGAACAACGCGTACACACACACTATCCGGACGATGAGGTGCTCATTACGATCGACCGGGATCTTGTAATGCATAGAGAGTAA